CAGTTTATGCGAAGCTGTGGTATTTGTAACACAAGTTTACGCAGTTGACACCTGCGACGGAGGGATATTAGATAATGTGATCAAGGTTATACATAACTAGCACAGGGATtacaaacaccttcattaccaGATTTCTGTTTGCCCCTGTGCTGTAATAATTATCTCTTTGATTTGCAGGTCCATGGTTTGATATGTATCTGTGCTCCCGTGACCCTGTAGTGCTTAATTCTAATCCCTTCATGTCCTTTACTCCTGACCCGAAGCCGGAATATAATGACCAGCTGATCAGAGCCACTAACATGACTGTGTCTGCCATCCGCTTCATGAAGACCATCAGAGCCGGGTACCTTGAGCCAGAAGTTTTCCATCTCAATCCTGCCAAAAGTGACACTCTGGCATTCAAGAGGCTCATCCGGCTTGTGCCCTCCTCACTGTCCTGGTATGGCGCGTACATGGTGAACGCATACCCATTAGACATGTCTCAGTATTTCCGACTCTTCAATTCTACACGCCTGCCGAAACCCAACCGCGATGAGCTTGCAACAGATGAGAAAGGGAGGCACCTGCTGGTTTTAAGGAGGGGACACTTCTACGTGTTCGACGTCTTGGACAAAGACGGGAACATAGTGCAAGCGTCAGAAATCCAAGCGCACCTGCACCACATCCTATCTGACACTAGCAGCGAATCAGAGTTTCCCCTGGGGTATCTGACCAGTGAAGAGAGGAATACATGGGCATTACTGAGACAGAAGCTGCTGGACAATGGGAACCAGGAGGCTCTGAGGAAAGTGGACTCTGCCGTATTCTGCTTGTGCCTGGATGACTTTCCCATTAAGGATCCTATTCATCTGTCGCACAACATGCTGCACGGCTCCGGTGTGAATCGCTGGTACGACAAGTCGTTCAGCATCATCATGATGGCAGACGGGACGGCAGGCGTTAACTTCGAGCATTCATGGGGGGATGGAGTGGCCATTGTGAGGTTCCAGAATGAGGTGTTTAAGGACAGCACTCAGCGGCCAGCAGTGTCTCCACAGAGCAGGATGGCCAACGTGGACTCCAACAGTGCTGTGCAGGAACTTCACTTCCACCTGGACGACTCGTTAAAAGCCGCAATCTCCAGCGCCAAGAAGAAGTTTGACACGACCGTGAGCTCACTGACTATAGCATCCATGGTGTTCCAAAGAGGAGGGAAGGAGTCCTTAAAAGCGCAGAAGCTCAGCCCGGACTCTGTGGCCCAGCTTGCCTTCCAAATGGCGTTCCTGAGGCAGTACGGTCAGACCACGGCCACATACGAGTCCTGCAGCACCGCGGCCTTCAAACATGGCCGCACAGAGACAATACGACCGGCTTCAGTCTACACCAAGAAGTGCTCTGAGGCATTTGTGATACGGTCGTCCCAACACAGCGCAGCCGAGCTTAGAGACATGCTGATGGAATGCTCCAAATACCATGGGACGCTGACCAAGGAAGCGGCGATGGGTGAGTGAGAATATATCTAACTGGAGATTACCCCTCTAACCACGTCACTGATCGAATTCATCCAGtgtacaattacccctactaTTCAcctggggggttggaggggataGAGGGAGATGGCGCAAATGTAAAGAAGCAGTGATTAGTGCTGAGGTTTAAAGTTGCCGGAAAATTCACATCAATATTTACGATATGAGGAAgcgctgtttttgtttttttaatgtgatgAAGGGATTCTTTTATTGCTTCTTCTAGGAACATTATAGGAACAAAACAATATTCTGTATTTTTGcgacctccccccctctcctaatTGTCTTTATAACTTACCTGTTTGTATGATGTAGATTGCTTAGTCTGTTTTCTGTAATAATTCTGTAGGTGCCAAGTTAGTATTAAATTCCTCTCTGCAGGTGAGGAGCAGTGAATGATGTGAGGAGCAGTGAATGATGTGAGGAGCAGTGAATGATGTGAGGAACAGTGAATGATGTGAGGAGCAGTGAATGAGATGAGGAGCGGTGAATGAGATGAGGAGCAGTGAATGATGTGAGGAGCGGTGAATGAGATGAGGAGCGGTGAATGAGATGAGGAGCGGTGAATGAGATGAGGAGCGGTGAGTGAGATGGACCGGTGAATGAGATGAGGGGCGGTGAATGAGATGAGGAGCAGTGAATGATGTGAGGAGCAGTGAATGAGATGAGGGGCGGTGAATGAGATGAGGAGCAGTGAATGATGTGAGGAGCAGTGAATGAGATGAGGGGTGGTGAATGAGATGAGGAGCGGTGAATGAGATGAGGAGCGGTGAATGAGATGAGGAGCGGTGAGTGAGatggagcggtgagtgagatgAGGGGCGGTGAATGAGATGAGGAGCGGTGAATGGGTTGAGGAGCGGTGAATGAGATGAGGAGCGGTGAATGAGATGAGGAGCGGTGAATGAGATGAGGAGCAGTGAATGAGATGAGGAGCGGTGAATGAGATGAGGAGCGGTGAATGAGATGAGGAGCGGTGAATGGGTTGAGGAGCGGTGAATGAGATGAGGAGCGGTGAATGAGATGAGGAGCGGTGAATGAGATGAGGAGCGGTGAATGAGATGAGGGGCGGTGAATGAGTTGAGGGGCGATGAATGAGATGAGGGGCGGTGAGTGAGATGAGGAGCGGTGAGTGAGATGAGGGTCGGTGAGTGAGATGAGGAGCGGTGAGTGAGATGAGGGGCGGTGAGTGAGATGAGGAGCGGTGAATGAGATGAGGGGCGGTGAGTGAGATGAGGAGCGGTGAATGAGATGAGGAGCGGTGAATGAGATGAGGGGCGGTGAATGAGATGAGGAGCGGTGAATGAGATGAGGAGCGGTGAGTGAGATGAGGAGCGGTGAATGAGATGAGGTTCTCTAGATGAGTTGGCACGATCCTCTCAGACACTTACTTTGGTTTCCTTTGTACATTTCCCTGTTGTACTAAACGTTGTGCTCTTCTCTTCTCACACGCAGGTCAAGGGTTTGATCGTCATCTCTTTGCTCTGCGATACCTGGCAGCCAGTAAGGGGCTTTCCCTCCCGGAGATATTTCTGGATCCCGCCTACGCTCAAATAAATCACAACGTCTTGTCCACCAGCACACTCACCAGCCCCGCCGTGCACTTCGGGGGTTTTGCCCCAGTAGTGTCCGACGGGTTTGGGGTGGGATACAACGTCCATGATGACTACATTGGCTGCAACGTGTCTGCGTATCCGTCCCGTGACGTCgcagagtttgtgcagtgtgtgcatCACTCCCTGGAGGACATCTTCAAGGTGCTAGAGGAGAACCCTGTGAAGGGATAGAGCCAGGATACCAAGATTTTAACCTGCTTAACACCGaatgattttattgttttataaCCATTTTAAATTTGTCTCTTCACTGGTTGTGGACAGAATATCGTACAATATTTGTAAACTTAAAGAAGTAGAATGgtagtgctgctgctgctcttgcAGACTGGAAGTTGGGCAGCCCTAAAACTAGACCAGGACTATCCGGTATCACAGCAGTGCGTGTTCAGCAGCAGGTAAGACCTGACTTATTTCCTCGTGTCCACTTCTTGGTTCGCAGATCTCTCTACCGTTCACTAAGCACTGCAGCTCACTTCCTTTGTTGCAGGGGGTGAGCTTTCTCAATGCCCCTTTAACCTGATGCCTACAATGAATGCGTTTGGACTTAATTCCTGAGACCACAGCGGTTACAAAAGTAACAAGAACCACACAGTCAACCTAAATGTTGTGTTAAAACAAACTTCTGCTATTATGTGTTACTTTTTAGTGCGCGTAGGGATAAACCACTTTATTTGCACATATGCAGTAAGCTATTTCTCTGGGTTTGCATATTTGCTCTTCCTGTGCAGGTTTCCCCGTGTGACTACCTGTCTCTCTGCCAGAGCCAGCCTCATTACTAAGAACAGCTGTGTTTCTGGCTGCGAGGTGAGAGGGGGTAAGGCCCCTGACTCACGACAGGAGGTGATGGGATCTGCACGTATGGTGGCTCTTTTTTCCTCAATCATTCAATAAGCAATGAGCCACGAGAATAATACTGGCACGGATGTAATCCGCTCTTGCCCACCTAATGATTCGACGGCTCCTTCACCGCGTTGCTCCATTTTGCGCTGAAGGCAGTGAAAGGGTTCAACATGAACATTTGGTTTAGATTTCTATGCAAAGATAGGATAACCTCTTAATTTGCCTTGCAACGAGACATAGAGTCGAGTTTTCTAAGCTACCGACCTACACAGGATTCTTCCTTTTGGGAAGTTCCCAAACTTCCCTAATAGCTGGGACCTTCCCTAAGAAATCTTGGATCTATCCTTGAACTCTTTTGCACAGGGATCATTTCATGGTTAAGTAATTCCCCCACAATAGAGGGCAGTAAATGTCCATCACGGCCCAAAGCAAAACAGCCAATCCGGAAACACAGAACCTCTTCCCTGCAAAGAAAAGCGTTCCAGTGCCAAGGAGTGCGCAGAATCCGAAACAGGAGCGATTTAACCCTTTGCTACCAGAGGCCCTACACTGTATTATACGCCTCAAGGAGGTGCAGGCCCTGGTCAGCGAAGGGTCAGTAAAGCAGGATCGAGTGTTCAAAGTTTATGTAATGTACAGGTTTTGCCCTATTTATAAGACAATGttttgtttcaataaagttaaATTGAAAAGTCCATATGCGCCTTAGAATCGGCTCTGCTGCTGAGTGCGTCCACTCCTGGGTAAGCGATTAACACAGCGGCTACTGTATATGATAGTACACACACAGTAGCC
Above is a genomic segment from Ascaphus truei isolate aAscTru1 chromosome 10, aAscTru1.hap1, whole genome shotgun sequence containing:
- the CPT2 gene encoding carnitine O-palmitoyltransferase 2, mitochondrial → MARLLSALSLCRGSVMSPGVCVAIPAPILLRTYSAGSSDTEYLHRSIVPTLHYQKSLPRLPIPKLEDSIKRYLNAQTPLLDDEQFRKTDLLARKFQSGIGTKLHEELALIDKQNPQTSYISGPWFDMYLCSRDPVVLNSNPFMSFTPDPKPEYNDQLIRATNMTVSAIRFMKTIRAGYLEPEVFHLNPAKSDTLAFKRLIRLVPSSLSWYGAYMVNAYPLDMSQYFRLFNSTRLPKPNRDELATDEKGRHLLVLRRGHFYVFDVLDKDGNIVQASEIQAHLHHILSDTSSESEFPLGYLTSEERNTWALLRQKLLDNGNQEALRKVDSAVFCLCLDDFPIKDPIHLSHNMLHGSGVNRWYDKSFSIIMMADGTAGVNFEHSWGDGVAIVRFQNEVFKDSTQRPAVSPQSRMANVDSNSAVQELHFHLDDSLKAAISSAKKKFDTTVSSLTIASMVFQRGGKESLKAQKLSPDSVAQLAFQMAFLRQYGQTTATYESCSTAAFKHGRTETIRPASVYTKKCSEAFVIRSSQHSAAELRDMLMECSKYHGTLTKEAAMGQGFDRHLFALRYLAASKGLSLPEIFLDPAYAQINHNVLSTSTLTSPAVHFGGFAPVVSDGFGVGYNVHDDYIGCNVSAYPSRDVAEFVQCVHHSLEDIFKVLEENPVKG